In Candidatus Alcyoniella australis, the DNA window CCGGCAGTTCCAGGTCGAGTTCCACCGGCGGCAGCTCGATTTGTACTCCGGCCGGGCCGATGGCGCCGATGGTCGGGACCGCGATCGAGGAGACGCGCGCGCGGATCGTCGAGGGCAATATCTTGGCGTGCAGCACCAGCGGGTCGACGTCGATCTCGTAGGTCACGCGCTCCATCCGCTCCCAGTGCTTCCAGGTCAGGTCCAGGGAGACCATCAGCCGTTGGCCGTAGTTGTAGGCCGCGCCCACGCTGACCTGTTCGGGCCAGGCCAGCTCGCGCAAAATCGCGTGAGCCGCGAAAGGCAGCCGCAGCTTGGCGACCACGGTTCCGCTCAGCTCGAGGTCGCGCAGCTCGATGCTGGTGCTGCCCAGGCCGGGGATTTCGATTTCGAGCTGCACGTCTCCGCCCACGATATCGCCCAGGGTCGCCAGGTCGATGTAGAGCGGAATTTCGATCTGGCCCTGGGCGTCGAAGGGCAGGTGGCTGTCCAGCTCCGAGCGGTAGGTCGCGCCCACGCGCCAACTGTCGTTGATCCGCCAGTGTGCGCCGGCGTTTAACGAGCCCATGCCCACGGTGCCCGAGTCGCCCTTGAAGGTCGTGGGGTCGGCCGCGGGCGTCTGCGCGCCCACGCCCACCGGGATGTAGAGCGGAATGCCCAGGTCGTAATAGGTCCAGGCGCTGAACGCAAAGCTGACCCCGATCGACAGCTCGCGCCACAGCCGCAGCGCGGCGCCGGGCATCAGGATCAGCATGCTCGACATGTTGTTGTACTGCGGCCAGGTCGGCTGGGAGGGATCGACGAACAGCGTCAGCGAGTAGACGCGGTCCGGGATTTGGATTCCGACGCCGAAGAACAGCCGGTCGTAGATCGGAATGTTCAACCCCACCAGCGAGAGCTTGGTCACGGGGTAGTTCTGGTCGCGGCCGTTGGCCTTCATGCGCACGTCGGCCCATAAATACCCTGCGGAGAACGACTCGGTCTTGAGCTGCGCCAGGCCGCCGGGATTGTAGAACACCGCCGAGTAATCGTCGGCCACCGCGGTCATCGCGCCGCCGAGCACCATTGCCCGCGTGCTCAGGCCGAAGGTGTCGAAGCTCTTGGCCGCTGCCGAGCAGGGAAGCGCCAGCGCGAGCAGCAGCAAGGCGATCGCGCAACGCCTGCGCATCAGAACCTCACCGTCAGCGTGACGTTGATCGCGGTCACGTCGCCCGCGGCCTTGACCTTGGTAAAGCCGTGGTAGGGATCGACCAGCACTTTATTGTGCTCGCGCTCGACCAACTTGTGCCACTGCACCGACGCATCGAGGCTCACGCTTTGCAGTGCCTTGATGCCGAAACCGCCGCAGATCAAGTGCCGGTCGTTGTCGTAGAGGTTGGTCACGCCGCGCTGGGCGTCCAGGGGCGATTGCAAATAGGCGTATCCGCCGCGCAGCGCCACGTCCAGATCCTTGCCCCAGGGACGCATTCGCGGCAGCCGGTATTCGGCGCCGATCCGCGGCACCCAGACGTCGCGCATCACCGGCTTGACCAACGTCGACGCGGCGATCGGCACGCTGATCTCCAGCGGCGTCTCAGGCACGCTGATTTCCAGCGGCAGGCTGACCGCGCCGACCACCGGCACGCTGACGTCGGCCAGCACCTGGATCACCGAGGGGAGCAGCCGCCCGTTGATGCGGATCTCGTCGATCACGAACGCTGTGCCCGGCGGCACCATAGCGGACCAGTCGTACCAGGTCAGGTCGAAGCTCAGGGTCAGCGCGTCGATCGGGTCGGACGCCACGCCCCAGGTCAGCTCTTGAGGGGTCCACAGCTCGCTGAAGATCATCTCGACGTTGACCGGGATGTGCGCGTCCACTATCAGCTCGCCGCTGAGGTCCATCAGCCGCACCGGCACCTCGGTGGCGCCCAGGCCGGGGATGTCGATCACCACGTTGAGCGTGTAGGGGAACAGGTCGCGCAGCAGCGCCATATCGATCGCTAAATTTTTGAGCTGGATGTCGGCCTCGATCGTCAGCCGCGCCTCCAGCGCGTAGACCCCGCGGTAGCTCAGGCCGGTGCGGAAAAAGCGGCTGGGCGCCCAGTGGATGCCGCCGGTGGCCTGCAAATCGATCGGCTGGCTGAGGTTGACGTCGATGTGCGGAGCCAGGCCGCCCTCGAGGTTGCTCGGATCGTCGGTGAAGTTCGAGTTGTCGAACACCAGCGGCAGCTTGACGTTGCCCGCCACGTCCTCGTACAGCGCGAACCCTGCGCCCACGGCCAGGCCGTCGATGATCTTGATCGAGAAGCCGAAGAACGGCTTGAGCACCTGGGCGCGGTTTTGCCAGAGGAAGAAGCGCGGCACCGTCGCCTCGTAGCTGCGGTTGCGGTTGAGCCATTTAGTCGGTACGTGGATCGCGCAACCGAAAAACGAGCGGTCAAAGAAGTTCATGGTCAGACCGCCGACCCAGGCCTCGGCCGGCTCGGGATTGCTCAACTCGTGCTCTAGATCGCGCAGGTCTTTACGGACGAACGAGGACGATCCCGGCGCCGGCGTAAAGCGCAGCCCGAGGTTGGAGAAACTGCGCATGTAGCCCAACGTCGCCGCGTGCTTGCCCCGGATCTGGTACAGGCCCGCCGGATTGTAGAACGCGGCCGAGTAGTCGTCGGCCAGCGCAGCGTAGGCCCCGGCCATGGCCGTGGAGCGCGCGCCGATGCCGTAAAGATCGATCGGGTTGGCCGCGGCCTGCAATGCGCAGAAAGATAATACGATCACCCCGCACAATAATGGACAGAGCGAACGTAGTGCCCTCGAATTGATCATCATTACCGAAGTACAGAATGATAAGGAGAAATGTGACTTCTCTAGCCTGAATTATTTTTGAGGTTTCGTCAACGAAACGCACAAGGCGCCGCAAATATAAGGAAGCCGGGGCGATCATCCGCAGGCGTACCCGCTGTGGTACGTCGAGGACGGATCGTTCCGGATGACG includes these proteins:
- a CDS encoding outer membrane protein transport protein; translation: MRRRCAIALLLLALALPCSAAAKSFDTFGLSTRAMVLGGAMTAVADDYSAVFYNPGGLAQLKTESFSAGYLWADVRMKANGRDQNYPVTKLSLVGLNIPIYDRLFFGVGIQIPDRVYSLTLFVDPSQPTWPQYNNMSSMLILMPGAALRLWRELSIGVSFAFSAWTYYDLGIPLYIPVGVGAQTPAADPTTFKGDSGTVGMGSLNAGAHWRINDSWRVGATYRSELDSHLPFDAQGQIEIPLYIDLATLGDIVGGDVQLEIEIPGLGSTSIELRDLELSGTVVAKLRLPFAAHAILRELAWPEQVSVGAAYNYGQRLMVSLDLTWKHWERMERVTYEIDVDPLVLHAKILPSTIRARVSSIAVPTIGAIGPAGVQIELPPVELDLELPVSFVNWPGPSFRNTLVPRLGFEYRFDPLPGFYKIGRLDPSIQSGYVYEPGIFNPDRGLTNYIDSDRHALSAGTRWGFGRPDPQQPDYCQVQLGVQYSYFAPIRWTKTAQYAAYHGFDELRGEGRIFATSLSIEVPF